A genomic segment from Aegilops tauschii subsp. strangulata cultivar AL8/78 chromosome 1, Aet v6.0, whole genome shotgun sequence encodes:
- the LOC141024112 gene encoding uncharacterized protein has product MEEAPCGRCNSRCRTSLSTATLFGIYFQPSFVVAAIVPCNVRLAFNELIGDTVTFDALGGPYTMQVEKGRKITQIGGDDWDRFIARMRLSGGELISFSFRRDRPRISVIYLNLIPDSEDEVHEEEDGADSDDDDSDDDENPLVEYLYAQGLRLGDEEIGNLWDMLPLREDYLGKPFVTRLTRTNVKRHIMKLPKRLLDSCGIDPDEQGMAAGLRLTRTGSITSCAYAVDTDGRTVLSRAGWKKFLRAKNLRVGQAILLTVANTRRHDLRMMITIHLI; this is encoded by the exons ATGGAGGAAGCACCATGTGGACGCTGCAACTCACGGTGCCGGACCAGCCTTTCTACTGCCacgctgttcggcatctacttccagccttCTTTTGTTGTTGCAGCG ATCGTACCATGCAATGTGAGATTGGCATTCAATGAGCTCATCGGAGACACCGTGACCTTCGACGCTCTTGGGGGCCCATACACTATGCAGGTCGAGAAGGGGCGAAAGATAACCCAGATAGGAGGAGATGATTGGGATCGTTTCATCGCCCGCATGCGTCTTAGTGGGGGTGaattgatcagcttctccttcagaagAGATAGGCCCAGGATTTCTGTTATCTATCTAAATTTGATTCCGGATAGTGAGGATGAAGTTCATGAGGAGGAAGATGGTGCTGACTCAGATGATGACGATTCAGatgatgatgagaacccacttgTTGAATACCTGTATGCCCAAGGACTCAGACTGGGCGACGAGGAAATCGGCAACCTCTGGGACATGCTTCCGCTACGTGAAGACTACCTAGGGaagccattcgtgacccgcctcaCAAGGACGAATGTTAAACGGCATATCATG AAATTACCTAAGAGGTTACTTGATAGCTGTGGCATCGACCCAGACGAACAAGGCATGgctgctggactacgccttaccagAACGGGCTCCATCACCAGCTGTGCCTATGCAGTGGACACGGACGGTCGCACTGTCTTGAGCAGGGCAGGGTGGAAGAAGTTCCTTCGTGCCAAGAATCTTCGGGTAGGACAGGCCATCCTACTCACTGTTGCGAACACCCGTCGCCAtgacttgaggatgatgatcaccATCCACCTCATTTAG
- the LOC141024260 gene encoding uncharacterized protein, with amino-acid sequence MAEEPSTKRHCGETSDQSIKEEQSIKEDDVQVPGEKRDYTTKLDKVELHGKETLEVVCTSNPDTADEMLTRLFMKAVGRYPRFVGVDVEYTRDDEPPQYAAFLQLCVDELCLVYHIAAATKWPKRLKSFLQEKKLFTFAGFSIHNDKQMLKMSGLEINPEKYIDIQKNYRVPYAGRKKQYDSLADVAASVIHPFYQNMKKKINRTEDHKLWGISPLPDYLIEYAAKDAYATYKAWKIIDNIKSGVEISEAQEADPYYHCHYAA; translated from the exons ATGGCGGAGGAGCCGTCTACCAAGCGTCACTGTGGCGAGACGTCCGACCAGAGCATCAAGGAAGAGCAGAGCATCAAGGAAGACGATGTTCAGGTCCCCGGTGAGAAGCGTGACTACACCACCAAACTTGACAAGGTGGAACTCCACGGCAAAGAGACGCTGGAGGTCGTCTGCACCAGCAATCCAGACACTGCCGACGAAATGCTCACCAGGCTCTTCATGAAAGCCGTCGGCAGGTATCCTAGATTCGTCGGCGTTGATGTGGAGTATACCAGGGATGACGAACCTCCGCAGTACGCAGCATTTCTGCAGTTATGCGTGGATGAACTCTGCCTGGTCTACCACATCGCTGCGGCCACAAAATG GCCCAAGCGCCTCAAGAGCTTCCTCCAGGAGAAGAAGTTGTTCACCTTTGCCGGTTTCAGCATTCATAATGACAAACAGATGCTGAAGATGTCTGGTTTGGAGATCAATCCCGAAAAGTACATCGACATTCAGAAAAACTATAGAGTTCCATATGCCGGCAGAAAGAAGCAGTACGACTCCTTGGCTGATGTTGCAGCCAGCGTCATCCACCCATTTTACcaaaacatgaagaagaagatcaaCAGGACCGAAGACCATAAACTATGGGGGATCAGCCCGCTGCCAGACTACCTCATCGAGTACGCAGCGAAGGATGCGTACGCCACCTACAAGGCTTGGAAGATAATAGACAACATCAAATCAGGTGTGGAAATTTCAGAAGCACAGGAGGCTGACCCCTACTACCACTGCCACTACGCGGCATGA